GGGGCACGGCGCGTGGCCGGAGATGGCCGCGGACGCCTACCGGCCGTACCTGCTGCCCTGGGTGGTGGTCGCGATTGCCGCGCTGTACATGGCGGGCAGCCGCTGGGCCGCGGGCAGGCAACGGGCCGGGCGGTTCATCTCCTGGGCGGTCGACCGGTCGTTCGCGGTGTTCCTGTGTCATCCGTTCGCGCTCGCCCTGCTCGGGCCGTTGATCGAGTTCGTCGGCAACCGCTATGGCTCGCCGTGGACGACCATCGTCGTGTACCCGGTCACAGTCCTGCTCACCTTCGCGATCGTGCTGGTGCTGCGCAGGCTGCCGTGGAGCAAGGCGCTCACCGGCCGCGCTCCCGTGCGAGCCCCGGCACCGGCCGTACCCCGATCCGTGCTCGGGTGACCCTCGCGGCGATAGGCTCGGTGGTGCGCCGGGTTCGGCGGCGGGGAAGGGGAAACGGTGAGCAGCGCGCAGGAGCATCGGCCACTCGCGGCGACCCGCGAGCGGGTGCGCGAGGCATTGCGCGAGCGGATCCTCACCGGCGTGCTGAAGCCGGGGGACCGGCTGGTGGAGCGCGAGCTGGCGGAGGATCTGGGGGTGTCCCGGGTCCCGGTGCGCGAGGCGATCCGCAGCCTGGAGGCTGAGGGGTTCCTGGTCGTGCAGTCGCCGCGGCGGGTGGTGGTGCGACAGCTCGCGCGGGTCGACGTCGAGGAGCTGTTCGATGTGCGGGAGGCGCTGGAGAGCCTGGCCGCCGGGCTCGCCGCGGAGCGGGCCGGGAAGCCCGAGCAGCGCCGGCTCGAACGGCTGCTGGCCGAGTCCGCGCGGGCCACCCAGCGGGGCGACGGCGCGCGGATCACCGTGCTCAACAGCCGGTTGCACGACGAGATCGTCGCCATCGCGGGCAACGGCCTGCTCTCCCGCGCGATTCAGCCGCTCGAAGGCCGGTTGCGCTGGCTGACCAGCCAGAACGAACACTGGAGCGATCTGCTCGACGAGCACCGGAAGCTGGTCGGGGCGGTCACCTCCGGCGACGCCGGGCGGGCTCGCGAGTACGCCGCCGAGCACGTCCGGGTCAACCGCGAGGTGACCTTGCGGGCGCTGTTCGGCGAGGGCGAACGCCCCGCTGGCTGATCCGGTGTAAGCCCCGGGCGGCGCGGCGGCGCTATGTCCCCTGGGAGCCCAGCGGGACGAAGGCTGTGAAGGGGCCCTTCACGGACTCAGAGTCCGTGAAGGGCCCCTTCACAGCCTTCATGGGTGAGTGCTCGCGAGCAGTTCAGCGGAACCCCTGCGCGCCCAACCCCCTGGCAAACGCGGGGCGTTTCCTGGCGTACGGCGCGGGGTCGGCCCCTGGTGTCCACAGTGGACTGATCCGTCGGTGCGCCGAAGTGGTGCGGATGCCGGTGTTCCGAAGTGGCTGTCCACAACGGACGGTCGGTGACGGGACGCGGAGCGGTCCGTTCCGGGCGGGTACCGGCGTGGCAGACGCTGCGAGGCCGGGCGGGTACCGACGTGGCGGGACACCGCGGGCCGGGGTCTCAGCCGACCAGCCCGGTCCAGGTCGAGGTGAATCCGGGGAAGGTCTTACCGACCGTGCCCGGGTTTTCCACCCGCATGTCCGGCACGCGCAGGCCGAGCACCGCGGCGGCCATCACCAGCCGGTGATCGTCGTAGGTGTGGAAGACGCCGCCGTGCAGCGGGGCCGGGGTGATGCGCAGGCCGTCGGCGGTCTCGGTCACGCCGGCGCCGAGGCCGGACAGTTCGGTGGCCAGCGCGGTGAGCCGGTCGGTCTCGTGGCCGCGCAGGTGCGCCACGCCGGAGATCACCGACGGGCCTTCGGCGAAGCACAGCATCGCCGCGATCACCGGGGTCAGCTCGCCGACCTCGTGCAGGTCCAGCTCCACGCCGGGGATGGCCGGACCACCGGTGACGGCGAGGCCGTTGTCGTCGAGAGCCACCTTCGCGCCCAGCGCGGGCAGGAGGCTGCGCAGCCAGTCGCCGGGCTGCGTCGTGTGCTTCGGCCAGCCCTGCACGCGTACGGTGCCGCCTGCCACCACAGCCGCGGCGACGAACGGCGCGGCCGTGGAAAGGTCCGGCTCCACCACGTACTCCGGGCAGGACAGCTTCGAGGGCGACACATGGAACTCACTGCCGTCACGCTCCACAGCGGCCCCGAAGCGGCGCAGCATGTCCAGCGTCATCGCGATGTGCGGCTCGCTCGGCGGCGCGTCGCCCACGAGCCGGACGGTGACGCCCTGGTCGAACGACGGTCCCGCGAGCAGCAGCGCGGAAAGAAACTGACTCGACGCCGACGAATCCAGGTCGACCTTGCCGCCGCGCAGCCCGCCGTCACCGTGCACAGTGAACGGTGGCGCGCCACGGCCCTCGTCGTCGATCCGCGCGCCCACGCGACGTAGCGCGGTCAGCAGCGGCCCGATAGGACGGCGGCGGATGGCTTCGTCGCCATCGAACCGCACCGGGACGTTACCCAGCGAAGCCAGCGCCGGGGTGAACCGCGCGACCGTGCCGGCGTTGCCCATCGTGACGGTCACCTCGTCGCCGCGTACGCCCGCAGCGTCGAGCGGGTGCACGAGGAAACCGTCCGCGGTCTCTTCGGACCGTGCGCCGAGGGTGGCCAGAGCGCTGAGCATGAGACGGGTGTCGCGAGAGTCCAGCGGCACGCGTACGCGGGTCGGCGCGGTCGCCAGCGCGGACAGCACGTACGCGCGGTTGGTGATCGATTTCGAGCCCGGGACGCGCACTGTCGCGTCGAGGGCGGCGTTCGCCACCGGGGCCGTCCAGTGGTCTTCGTGCGCTTCCGTCACGCGACGCAGCCTAGCGCGACGCGCTTTCGCTCGGGCTGCCGAGCGGTTCCGCGTGCGTGGGATATGCTGGCGGCCCGTGGGACTTCAGTCGCGGGCTACCAAGTATGTCTTTGTCACCGGAGGCGTGGCCTCCTCTCTGGGTAAGGGTCTGACGGCGTCGAGCCTCGGGCAGCTGCTCACCTCTCGCGGGTTGCGCGTCACGATGCAGAAGCTCGACCCGTACCTCAATGTCGACCCCGGGACGATGAACCCGTTCCAGCACGGCGAGGTCTTCGTCACCGACGACGGTGCCGAGACCGACCTCGACATCGGGCACTACGAACGCTTCCTCGACCGCGATCTCGACGGCAAGGCCAATGTGACCACCGGTCAGGTCTACTCCGAGGTGATCGCCAAGGAACGGCGTGGCGAGTACCTCGGGGACACCGTGCAGGTGATTCCGCACATCACCGACGAGATCAAGAAGCGGATCACCGCCGCGGCCGAGCCGGACGAGCACGGGGCCACCCCCGACGTGGTGATCACCGAGGTCGGCGGCACGGTCGGCGACATCGAGTCGCTGCCGTTCCTGGAGTCGATCCGGCAGGTCCGCCACGACGTGGGCCGGGATCACTGCTTCTTCCTGCACGTGTCGCTGGTGCCCTACCTCGCTCCCTCGGGCGAACTCAAGACCAAGCCGACCCAGCACTCGGTGGCCGCGCTGCGCAACATCGGCATCCAGCCCGACGCGCTGGTCTGCCGGGCCGACCGCGAGATCCCCGAGGATCTCAAGCGCAAGATCGGCCTGATGTGCGATGTGGACTCCGAGGCGGTCATCGCCTGCCCGGACGCCCGGTCGATCTACGACATCCCGAAGGTGCTGCACGGCGAGGCGCTCGACGCGTACGTGGTGCGCCGGCTCGGCCTGCCCTTCCGGGACGTGGACTGGACGGTGTGGGGCGACCTGCTCGACCGCGTGCACAACCCGGCCGAGATCGTGCGCGTGGCCGTGGTGGGCAAGTACATCGACCTGCCGGACGCGTACCTGTCGGTCACCGAGGCGCTGCGCGCGGGCGGATTCGCGCACCGCGCCAAGGTACAGATCAAGTGGGTCGCCTCCGACGACGCGGAGACTTCCTCCGGCGCGGCCGCCGTGCTGTCCGATGTGGACGGTGTGCTGATCCCCGGCGGGTTCGGCATCCGCGGGATCGAGGGCAAGGTCGGCGCGATCGAGTACGCGCGCACCCGCGGGGTGCCGCTGCTCGGGCTGTGCCTCGGCCTGCAGTGCATGGTGATCGAATCGGCGCGGAACCTGGCCGGGGTCGCCGAAGCCAACTCCGCGGAGTTCGACGAGGCCACCCCGCACCCGGTGATCTCCACGATGGCCGACCAGCGCGACGTCGTCGCCGGTGAGCGCGACATGGGCGGCACCATGCGGCTCGGCGCCTACCCGGCGAAGCTGAAGTCCGGGTCCCAGGTGGCCCGCGCCTACGGCGGCACCGAGGTGTCCGAACGGCACCGGCACCGCTACGAGGTGAACAACGCCTACCGCAAGCGGCTGTCCGAGGCCGGGCTGGTGTTCTCCGGCACCTCGCCGGACGACCGGTTGGTCGAGTTCGTGGAGCTGCCCGCGGACGTGCACCCGTTCTTCGTGGGCACCCAGGCGCACCCCGAGCTGAAGAGCCGGCCGACCCGGCCGCACCCGCTGTTCGCCGCCTTCGTCAAGGCGGTGGTGGATCGCAAGGTGGCCGAGCGGCTGCCGGTGGAGCTGCCCGAAACCCCGGTGGCGGCACGGTGACGGAGCCCGGTACGCACGAATTCACCGTCGCCGGCAGCGAGGCCGTCCACATCGGACGCGTGGTCGGGCTGCGCATCGACGACGTGGTGATGCCCGGCGGCGGCACCGCGCGGCGCGAGGTGGTGGAACACCTCGGCGCGGTGGCGATCCTCGCGCTCGACGCGGACGGCGCCGTCACCCTGGTCCACCAGTACCGGCACCCGCTCGGGCGCCGGCTGTGGGAGCTGCCCGCCGGGCTGATCGACCACCCGGGGGAGGAGCCGGTGGCGGCCGCGCGCCGCGAGCTGGTCGAAGAAGCCGGGCTCACCGCGCGTGACTGGGTGACGCTGGTGGACGTGGCCGCGTCGCCGGGGTTCACCGACGAGGTGGTCCGGGTGTTCCTTGCCCGCGAATTGTCCGAAGTGGACCGTGAGGTGCTCGGCGAGGAGGAGGCCGACCTCGTGGTGCGCAGGTTCCCGCTCGCCGAGGCGGTGCGCATGGCGCTGGCCGGTGAACTGGTGAACGGGGCAACGGTGTCCGGGGTCCTCGCCGCGCACGCGGTGGTCACCGGCGCCGTCGAGGCCCGCCCGGCCGATGCGCCGTGGCAGGACCGGCCCACCCGGTTCGCCCGCCGGCTCGCCGAAGCGTGATCGCAGGCTGTGAAGGGGCCCTTCACGGACTCAGAGTCCGTGAAGGGCCCCTTCACAGACCTCCCCGGTGAGCACGGTGGCAGGTGGTCGCGGAGCTAGAGTGGCCTCGTGACGAGCCAGGGCGTGACCGACGTGATCGCCGCGTACCTCGACCACCTGGTGGTGGAGCGGGGCACGGCTCGCAACACGCTCGACAGCTACGCCCGCGACCTCCGCCGGTACGCCGCCCATCTGGCCGCGGAAGGCGTCGAGCGGCTCCCTGAAGTCGTCCCGTTGCACGTCACCTCGTTCGGCGCCGCCCTGCGCGAGGGCGATGCCGAGCATCGTCCTCTGGCTGCTTCGTCGGCTGCGCGGGCGTTGGTGGCGGTGCGTGGGCTGCACAAGTTCGCCCACGCCGACGGCATCACCGAACACGACCCGGCTCGCGACGTACGTCCTCCTGCAGCAGCGAAGCGGCTACCCAAGGCGCTGCCGGTCGCCGATGTGCTGAAGCTCCTCGACACCCCACCTCCGGACGGTGAGCGTCCGTTGCGTGACCGTGCGCTGCTGGAGCTGCTCTATTCCACCGGGGCCCGCATTTCCGAGGCCGTCGGGCTCGATGTGGACGATGTGGACGATGGCGAACGAACCGTGCTGCTGGACGGCAAAGGCGGCAAACAGCGCCTCGTCCCGATCGGCCGTCCGGCGCTGGAAGCTCTGCACGCCTACCGCGTACGCGCCCGCCCCGCGCTTGCCGCGCATGGGCGTGGCACCTCCGCGCTGTTCCTCAACGCCCGGGGCAGCAGGCTTTCCCGGCAGAGCGCGTGGCAGGTCTTGAAAGACACCGCAGAACGCGCGGGGATCACTGCTGTCGTGTCGCCGCATACGCTGCGACATTCGTTCGCTACGCATTTGCTTGAAGGCGGTGCGGACGTACGTGTGGTGCAAGAGCTACTCGGCCACGCGTCGGTGACCACGACGCAGGTGTACACACTCGTCACCGTGACGACCCTTCGCGAGGTGTACGCGACTGCGCATCCGCGAGCCCTCGGTTGAGCGCGAAGGGCATTCGCACGCTGCGGTGACTCGGCCCCAGCGGTCCGGCGCGGCGCTTTGCCGGGGCTCCTGACCGCCGCATAGGCTGCCGGGGACCACGCCGAAGAGGAGCTTTCCCGCCATGTCGACACCGAGCCAGCCGGAGTACCCGGCCGCGTCCGCGGGGTCGGCCGCGGCGCACCTGGGCCGTGCGGAGATCGCCACCCCCGCCGAGCACGAGGGCGACGAGCCGGACCGCACGCCGAAGACGCGGGCGGAGCGCGCCCGGGCGCGGGCCAAGGAGCGCGCGGAGAGCGGGATCGGGCCGACCGGGCGGCCGTGGCGGGAGATCCCCGAGCCGCCGCCGCTGGAGCGGCACGGCCCGGCCAAGGTGCTCGCCATGTGCAACCAGAAGGGTGGCGTCGGCAAGACCACCTCGACCATCAACCTGGGTGCCGCGCTCGCCGAATGCGGCCGCCGGGTGCTGCTGGTCGATTTCGACCCGCAGGGCGCGCTGTCGGTCGGGCTCGGCATTCAGCCGCACGAGCTGGACCAAACGGTCTACAACGTCATCATGGAGCGCTCGGTGCGCATCGAGGACGTGCTCCGCAAGACCCGCGTGGACGGCGTTGACCTGCTGCCGAGCAATATCGACCTGTCCGCGGCGGAGGTCCAGCTCGTCGCGGAGGTAGGGCGCGAGCACACGTTGTTACGGGTCCTTCGTCCGGTGCTGGAGGACTACGACTATGTTCTTGTCGACTGCCAGCCCTCGCTCGGCCTGCTCACGGTGAACGCACTGACCGCCGCGGACGGTGTGATCATCCCCCTGGAGTGCGAGTTCTTCAGTCTCCGAGGCGTTGCGCTCCTGATCGACACCATCGAGAAGGTGCAGGAACGCCTCAACCCCAAACTGGACATAGTGGGGATTCTCGCCACGATGTACGACCCGAGAACCCTGCACTCGAAGGAGGTCATGGCTCGCGTGGTGGAGGCATTCGGCGAGACCGTGTTCGACACGGTGATCAATCGCACCGTGCGGTTCCCCGAGACGACGGTCGCGGGTGAACCGATCACGACCTGGGCTCCCAAGTCCGCCGGCGCGGCCGCTTATCGCGCGCTGGCCCGCGAGGTGATCGCTCGGTGAGCAGGCGCGCTTCCCTGCCCGGAGCGTCGGAGCTGTTCCGCCTCACCTCCCCAGCCTCCAGTCCCGCACTCGACCGGCCGTCGGCACCGGCACCGGAAGCGGGCCCGGCTTCGGCCGAGCCGCCGGCGGACGCCGATCACCTGACCCGCAACGCCGCGCGCAGCGGGTCCGGCCGGACCAAGCACGACGCGAAGATCACCGTGTACGTGTCCGGTGAGGAGCTGCTCGCGATGGAACAGGCGCGGCTCACACTGCGGGCCAAGCACGAGCTGATCGTCGACCGCGGCCGCCTGGTCCGCGAGGCGGTCGCCGTGCTGCTGGCCGACCTCGACCAGCGTGGCGACGAATCGGTGCTGGTACAACGACTGCGCGCGGTTGACGAGGACGGCGGAGCCGAGAGCTGATGGACGAACCGGCATCGGCCGCGCAGCCGGAGCCGGAGCCGGAACCGGCGGCCCCGGGTCCCGCCGAGGACGCCCCGGCCACCGGGCCGGTCGATGCTGTGGCCGCCGAGGGGGCCGCGGGCGACGAGGCCGGAGACGCGGGGGCAGACGAGGCGGCTGCCGAGGGCGTTGTGGCCACCGGACCCGTCGAGAGCGGTCCGGTCGGCGCCGCGGATCCCGAGGCGCCGGAGCCACCCCAGACCGTGCACGGCGGCACCATCCCCGAGGGCATGGCCGCGGACCTGAGCACCTCGAAGTTCAAGGTGCGGCTGCGCAACTTCGAGGGCCCGTTCGACCTGCTGCTGCAACTGATCTCGCAGCACCAGCTCGACGTCACCGAGGTGGCCCTGCACCAGGTCACCGACGACTTCATCGCCTACACCCGGGCGCTGGGCGCGGACTGGAACCTCGACGAGACCACCGAGTTCCTGGTCATCGCGGCGACCCTGCTCGATCTCAAGGCGGCACGGCTGCTGCCCTCGGCCGAGGTCGAGAACGAGGACGACCTCGCCCTGCTCGAAGCCCGCGACCTGCTGTTCGCCCGGGTGCTGCAGTACCGCGCGTACAAGCAGGTGGCCGCGTTGTTCGGCGAGCTGGAACAGAGCGCGCTGCGGCGGTATCCGCGGTCGGTGGCGCTGGAGGAGCGGTACGTCGGGCTGCTGCCGGAGGTGATGCTCGGCGTCACCCCGCAGCGCTTCGCGGACATCGCGGTGGCGGTGTTCCGGCCGAAGCCGCCGCCGACGGTGTCCATCTCGCACATCCACATGGGCCGCGTGTCGGTTCGCGAGCACGCCGCGCTGCTGCGGGTGCGGCTCGCGGAGGCCGGGCAGGCCACGTTCCAGGACCTGGTCGCCGACTGCGAGCACACCGTGGAGATCGTCGCCCGGTTCCTCGCGCTGCTGGAGCTGTACCGCGAATCGTCGGTGCAGTTCGACCAGCTGGAGGCACTGGCCGAACTGCACGTCCGCTGGACCGGCGGCTCGGTCGCGGAGGCGTCCGCCGCCGCCGAACACGATCGCGCGGCCGCCGAAGAGGAGGAGTACGGGTGAGCACCGAAGGCCACAACACCGCGGAACCCGTTGCGGCGCAAGCGGATTCGCCCTCGGCCGAGGAGCCGCCACCGGCTGCCGGGACCGAACCGGAGGCGCCAGCCGGGGACCCGTCGGAACCGCCGGCCGCTGACACGTCCGAACCGGAAGAGGACGAGGAGGCGGGCAACGGACTGCCCGGCGTCGAGGACGACGAGGCGCTGGAAGCCGCGCTGGAAGCGTTGCTGCTGGTCGTCGATTCCCCGGTGAGCGAGGAATCGCTGGCCGAGACGGTCGGGCAGCCGGTGGCCAGGGTGAGCGTCGCGCTGAGCACGATGGCGCAGAAGTTCACCGACCGCGTCAGCGGGATCGACCTGCGGCGCGTGGGCGAGGGGTGGCGGTTCTACACTAGGGACACTTACGCCCCGTTCGTGGAGAAGCTCCTGCTGGACGGCCAGCGGTCGAAGCTGACCAGGGCCGCGCTGGAGAGCCTCGCCGTGATCGCGTACCGGCAGCCGGTGACCCGGGCACGGGTCGCGGCGGTGCGCGGCGTGAACGTGGACGGCGTGATCCGGACGCTCCTGGCCCGTGGGCTCATCGAGGAGATGGGCACCGACCCGGAGACGACCGGCACGCTGTATGTGACGACCGAGCTGTTCCTGGAGCGCCTGGGGCTGTCGTCGCTGAACGACCTGCCCCCGATCGCTCCGCTGCTACCCGAAGTGGACACCATCGATGACATCTGACGAACACCCCGACGGCGTCCGGCTGCAGAAGGTCCTGTCGCAGGCGGGCATCGCCTCCCGCCGCGCGGCCGAGGACCTGATCGCGGCCGGCCGGGTGGAGGTGGACGGCGAGGTGGTCACCGAGCTGGGCCGCCGCGTGCACCCGGACGAGGCGGTGATCCACGTCGACGGCACGCGGGTCAACCTGCGCGACGACCTGGTCTACCTCGTCTTCAACAAGCCCAAGGGCGTGCACTCCACGATGTCCGACGACCGGGGCCGCCCGTGCGTGGGGGACTACCTGCGCGGCCGCTGGGAGGAGACGCCCGGGGTGGTGCACGTGGGCAGGCTCGACGAGAACACCGAAGGCTTCCTGCTGCTCACCAACGACGGCGACCTCGGGCACCGCCTGATGCATCCGTCCTACCGGGTGCTCAAGACCTACTTCGCCGAGGTCGAGGGCCTGGTCCCGCGCGGGCTCGGCAAGCAGCTGCGGGCCGGCTGGGAGCTGCCCGACGGCGTGGTCAAGGTGGACCAGTTCCGGGTCAAGGACATGCACTCCGGCCGGACCATGGTGGAGCTGGTGATCCACGAGGGCCGCAAGCACATCGTGCGCAGGCTGCTTGCCTCGGCCGGGCATCCGGTGCGCAAACTGGTCCGCACCGCACTCGGCGACGTGCAGCTCGGCAGCCAGCGGCCGGGCACCATCCGCAGGCTCAACCGCGGTGAGGTCGGCGCACTGTACCGCAACGTCGGGCTCTGACCCGCCGGCCGGGGAGGAGTCCAGGGAACCGTCCGATGTGGATTCCGGCGGGCTCCGATCCGGCCGGGTGGGCGGGTATTCGCCGAGAGGTCGTCTGGTAGGGGCCTGTCCGGCGTTCGAGGTGAGGACGTTCTGCGGCTGTCGGCTCGATCGCCCGCAGCAGGACGGGGCGGCCTGCCCGGAGATCAGGGTGGCGCGGCATGCCGGTGCCGAGCGGACCGGCACGACGGCGGGCACCGTGGCCGGTGTGGTCAGCACGCCGATGCCGCGGCCGTGCTGCTCGGCTCAGGTGGCGAGTGGTGGCAATCCGTTGTCCGGTCAGGAGAACGGTCGTTGTGCGACGCCCGGCGCCCGCCGACCGGACCATCGGTGGCGGCGAGTGGCCGCATGCCGTTTTCCGCTGCGAGTATGGCCAGGCAGTCCACACCGGTCCGCCGGGCAAGACCCGACTTTCCGCCGTGGCGGCCGGAACCGGCTCGCTTCTAGCGTTGGCGCCCCAGAACGCGGGGAGGCAACGGGATGCGTGCAGGTATCGGATGGTGCGTGGCTGCGCTGCTCGCGGCCGGGCTGGTGGCCACGCCGGCCACAGCCGCGGCTTCGGCTTCGTCGGGCAGCGGGCCGCAGTACGATTTCGCCGGAGCGATCCGGGAAACGGTGTGGGTGGACACCGGCCGTGACGGGGACGGCGACGGGCAGCCGGACCGGGTGGCCGCGGACATCGTCCGGCCCGCGGAAACCGCGAAAGCGGGCGCGAAGATCCCGGTGATCATGGACGCCGGCCCGTACTACTCTTCGGTCGGGCGCGGTAACGAAACCGAGTTCAAGACCTACGACGACCAAGGCCGCCCGGTCGGTTTCCCGCTGTACTACGACAATTACTTCGTCCCGCGCGGTTATGCGGTGGTGCTCGTGGACCTGGCGGGCACCAACCGTTCCACCGGGTGCGTGGACGTCGGCGGCGAGTCCGATGTGAACTCGGCGAAACGGGTCATCGACTGGCTGAACGGCCGGGCGACCGGCTACGGCGCGAAGACCGGCGGCGGCACCGTGACCGCCGGCTGGACCAGCGGTGCCGTCGGCATGATCGGCAAGTCCTACGACGGCACCATCGCCAACGGCGTGGCCGCGGCCGGCGTCGACGGGCTGAAGACGATCGTGCCGATCTCCGCGATCAGTTCCTGGTACGACTACTACCGTTCGGACGGCGCCACCTTCGGCTTCGACCCGGCCGAGCTCGCGGCGACCGTCGAGGCCCGCAACGGTGGTCAGGATTGCTCCGCGGAGAACGGGAAACTCGTCGAAGGCGCGACCGCGAACGGGGATTACGGGCCGTTCTGGTCGGAACGTGACTACGTCGCGAAGGCGAAGAACGTTCGCGCGAGTGTGTTCATTTCGCACGGCGTCAACGACTTGAACGTCCGCACGATCAACTTCGGCCAGTGGTGGGATGCCCTCGCGGCCAATGGCGTACAGCGCAAGATCTGGCTGTCGCAGACCGGTCACGTGGATCCGTTCGACTATCGGCGCGCGGAATGGGTCGACACGCTGCACCGCTGGTTCGACCACTACTTGATGGGCATCGACAACGGCATCGAGAAGGATCCGATGGCGACTGTCGAGCGGCAGCCGGACCAGTGGGCGGATCAGGCCGCGTACCCGGCGAAGGACGCTTCGCAGACCACGATGCACCTTCAGTCGGGCAACACCCCCGGAGTCGGCACCCTGGGCACTGACGCTGCGTCGGGGACCACCTCGTTTACGGACAACGCGAAGGTCGGCGAAGTCGGCTGGGCGGCGAACCCGTCGGCCATGTCGCCGAACCGCGTGCTCTACAGCACGGGCGAGCTTGCTTCGCCGGTGCAGGTCTCCGGTACTTCGTCGATCACCGTGACAGCGACGCCGAGTACGTCGTCCGCACGGCTGTCCGCGATGCTTGTGGACTACGGTCCGGCCACGATCCGGAACTTCTCCGCCCGCGGCGAGGGCATCACCACCGGCAGCCAGGAAACCTGCTGGGGAGACAACGCCCCCGGAGACGACGCTTGCTACAAGGTGACCGCTGCGAACACTACGAAGGTGGACTACACCGTCCTCAGCCGCGGCTGGGCGGATCTGGCGAATTACCAGTCGCTGAGCCAGGAATCGCCACTGACTCCGGGTCAGCCGTACACGATGACGTTCCGGCTGGCGAGCACCGACCACGTCGTCCCGGCGGGCCACCGGCTGGCCCTGATCGTCGGCGGGACCGACGTCGACGTGATCACGCCACCGGCGCAGACCACGAAGGTGACCCTCGACCTGGCGAAGACCTCGGTGCGCATCCCGCTGTCCGGCGCGTCGCCCGCGCATCCTCAGGCGGGCGGGCTTCCGGCCGGTCCGCTGGCGCACGTCGCTACGCGGGTGGAGGCCGATCTCCGGTGAGGAAAGCGGCGTAGGGGAGTGGTTCAGCTGCTGCTCTGCACGGCCTCCGCTTCGGTTTC
This Amycolatopsis sulphurea DNA region includes the following protein-coding sequences:
- a CDS encoding GntR family transcriptional regulator — its product is MSSAQEHRPLAATRERVREALRERILTGVLKPGDRLVERELAEDLGVSRVPVREAIRSLEAEGFLVVQSPRRVVVRQLARVDVEELFDVREALESLAAGLAAERAGKPEQRRLERLLAESARATQRGDGARITVLNSRLHDEIVAIAGNGLLSRAIQPLEGRLRWLTSQNEHWSDLLDEHRKLVGAVTSGDAGRAREYAAEHVRVNREVTLRALFGEGERPAG
- the aroA gene encoding 3-phosphoshikimate 1-carboxyvinyltransferase, with protein sequence MTEAHEDHWTAPVANAALDATVRVPGSKSITNRAYVLSALATAPTRVRVPLDSRDTRLMLSALATLGARSEETADGFLVHPLDAAGVRGDEVTVTMGNAGTVARFTPALASLGNVPVRFDGDEAIRRRPIGPLLTALRRVGARIDDEGRGAPPFTVHGDGGLRGGKVDLDSSASSQFLSALLLAGPSFDQGVTVRLVGDAPPSEPHIAMTLDMLRRFGAAVERDGSEFHVSPSKLSCPEYVVEPDLSTAAPFVAAAVVAGGTVRVQGWPKHTTQPGDWLRSLLPALGAKVALDDNGLAVTGGPAIPGVELDLHEVGELTPVIAAMLCFAEGPSVISGVAHLRGHETDRLTALATELSGLGAGVTETADGLRITPAPLHGGVFHTYDDHRLVMAAAVLGLRVPDMRVENPGTVGKTFPGFTSTWTGLVG
- a CDS encoding CTP synthase, whose product is MGLQSRATKYVFVTGGVASSLGKGLTASSLGQLLTSRGLRVTMQKLDPYLNVDPGTMNPFQHGEVFVTDDGAETDLDIGHYERFLDRDLDGKANVTTGQVYSEVIAKERRGEYLGDTVQVIPHITDEIKKRITAAAEPDEHGATPDVVITEVGGTVGDIESLPFLESIRQVRHDVGRDHCFFLHVSLVPYLAPSGELKTKPTQHSVAALRNIGIQPDALVCRADREIPEDLKRKIGLMCDVDSEAVIACPDARSIYDIPKVLHGEALDAYVVRRLGLPFRDVDWTVWGDLLDRVHNPAEIVRVAVVGKYIDLPDAYLSVTEALRAGGFAHRAKVQIKWVASDDAETSSGAAAVLSDVDGVLIPGGFGIRGIEGKVGAIEYARTRGVPLLGLCLGLQCMVIESARNLAGVAEANSAEFDEATPHPVISTMADQRDVVAGERDMGGTMRLGAYPAKLKSGSQVARAYGGTEVSERHRHRYEVNNAYRKRLSEAGLVFSGTSPDDRLVEFVELPADVHPFFVGTQAHPELKSRPTRPHPLFAAFVKAVVDRKVAERLPVELPETPVAAR
- a CDS encoding NUDIX domain-containing protein, which produces MTEPGTHEFTVAGSEAVHIGRVVGLRIDDVVMPGGGTARREVVEHLGAVAILALDADGAVTLVHQYRHPLGRRLWELPAGLIDHPGEEPVAAARRELVEEAGLTARDWVTLVDVAASPGFTDEVVRVFLARELSEVDREVLGEEEADLVVRRFPLAEAVRMALAGELVNGATVSGVLAAHAVVTGAVEARPADAPWQDRPTRFARRLAEA
- the xerD gene encoding site-specific tyrosine recombinase XerD, coding for MIAAYLDHLVVERGTARNTLDSYARDLRRYAAHLAAEGVERLPEVVPLHVTSFGAALREGDAEHRPLAASSAARALVAVRGLHKFAHADGITEHDPARDVRPPAAAKRLPKALPVADVLKLLDTPPPDGERPLRDRALLELLYSTGARISEAVGLDVDDVDDGERTVLLDGKGGKQRLVPIGRPALEALHAYRVRARPALAAHGRGTSALFLNARGSRLSRQSAWQVLKDTAERAGITAVVSPHTLRHSFATHLLEGGADVRVVQELLGHASVTTTQVYTLVTVTTLREVYATAHPRALG
- a CDS encoding ParA family protein; translated protein: MSTPSQPEYPAASAGSAAAHLGRAEIATPAEHEGDEPDRTPKTRAERARARAKERAESGIGPTGRPWREIPEPPPLERHGPAKVLAMCNQKGGVGKTTSTINLGAALAECGRRVLLVDFDPQGALSVGLGIQPHELDQTVYNVIMERSVRIEDVLRKTRVDGVDLLPSNIDLSAAEVQLVAEVGREHTLLRVLRPVLEDYDYVLVDCQPSLGLLTVNALTAADGVIIPLECEFFSLRGVALLIDTIEKVQERLNPKLDIVGILATMYDPRTLHSKEVMARVVEAFGETVFDTVINRTVRFPETTVAGEPITTWAPKSAGAAAYRALAREVIAR
- a CDS encoding cobyrinic acid a,c-diamide synthase encodes the protein MSRRASLPGASELFRLTSPASSPALDRPSAPAPEAGPASAEPPADADHLTRNAARSGSGRTKHDAKITVYVSGEELLAMEQARLTLRAKHELIVDRGRLVREAVAVLLADLDQRGDESVLVQRLRAVDEDGGAES
- a CDS encoding segregation and condensation protein A — translated: MAADLSTSKFKVRLRNFEGPFDLLLQLISQHQLDVTEVALHQVTDDFIAYTRALGADWNLDETTEFLVIAATLLDLKAARLLPSAEVENEDDLALLEARDLLFARVLQYRAYKQVAALFGELEQSALRRYPRSVALEERYVGLLPEVMLGVTPQRFADIAVAVFRPKPPPTVSISHIHMGRVSVREHAALLRVRLAEAGQATFQDLVADCEHTVEIVARFLALLELYRESSVQFDQLEALAELHVRWTGGSVAEASAAAEHDRAAAEEEEYG
- the scpB gene encoding SMC-Scp complex subunit ScpB; its protein translation is MSTEGHNTAEPVAAQADSPSAEEPPPAAGTEPEAPAGDPSEPPAADTSEPEEDEEAGNGLPGVEDDEALEAALEALLLVVDSPVSEESLAETVGQPVARVSVALSTMAQKFTDRVSGIDLRRVGEGWRFYTRDTYAPFVEKLLLDGQRSKLTRAALESLAVIAYRQPVTRARVAAVRGVNVDGVIRTLLARGLIEEMGTDPETTGTLYVTTELFLERLGLSSLNDLPPIAPLLPEVDTIDDI